A region from the Equus asinus isolate D_3611 breed Donkey chromosome 3, EquAss-T2T_v2, whole genome shotgun sequence genome encodes:
- the LOC123276105 gene encoding LOW QUALITY PROTEIN: zinc finger protein 892-like (The sequence of the model RefSeq protein was modified relative to this genomic sequence to represent the inferred CDS: inserted 1 base in 1 codon) gives MCLYFQELVTVKDEEMDFAHVEVDQLNSAQRNMGLDLKVENCGSLVFWDSESIPETKVSLSKQEVYEVSSERELVIERLKKDDSWDPRLIEAWECEGTLERQKRNQKKDLRQVIIKHKKTPMEDCSDMGEKSSPIKHQKVYSVKKPWKCNECGKSFGSYSAFILHQRIHTGEKPYVCNECGKAFNWSLSLIQHQRIHTGEXPYGCNKCGKAFSHRSALIQHHIIHAGEKPYECNECGKAFNQSTYLIQHHRIHTGEKPYKCKECGKAFNDTSSLLKHQRVHTGEKPYGCKECGRAFSDRSGLAQHQRTHTGEKPYECSECGKAFSYCSALIQHQGTHTGEKPYKCNECGKAFSDCLALVRHQRIHTGEKPYKCKECEKAFSQSSSLTKHLRTHTGEKRYKCNDCDKAFSQSSSLIQHQKTHTGE, from the exons ATGTGCTTGTACTTCCAGGAACTGGTGACAGTAAAGGATGAGGAAATGGATTTTGCCCATGTGGAGGTGGACCAGCTGAATTCTGCCCAGAGGAACATGGGCCTGGATCTGAAGGTGGAGAATTGTGGAAGCCTGGTATTTTGGG attcTGAATCTATACCTGAAACTAAAGTGTCCCTTTCAAAGCAGGAAGTTTATGAAGTATCATCTGAAAGGGAGCTGGTAATAGAAAGACTTAAAAAGGATGATTCCTGGGATCCCAGATTGATAGAAGCCTGGGAATGTGAAGGCACATtggaaaggcagaaaagaaatcagaagaaagatTTAAGGCAAGTCATAATTAAACACAAGAAAACCCCTATGGAAGATTGTAGTGATATGGGGGAAAAGTCAAGCCCAATTAAACATCAGAAGGTTTACTCGGTAAAAAAGCCTTGGAAGTGCAATGAGTGTGGGAAGTCCTTCGGTTCCTACTCAGCCTTTATcctacatcagagaattcatactggagagaagccctatgtatgtaatgaatgtgggaaggccttcaatTGGAGCTTATCACTTATTcagcatcagagaattcacactggag aaccTTATGGGTGTAAcaaatgtgggaaagctttcagtcatcGCTCAGCCCTTATTCAGCATCATATTATTCATgctggagaaaaaccctatgaatgcaatgaatgtgggaaggccttcaaccAAAGCACTTACCTTATTCAACACCACAGAatacacactggagagaaaccctataaatgcaaagaatgtgggaaagctttcaatgACACCTCATCCCTTCTTAAACATCAAAGggttcatactggagagaaaccctatggaTGTAAAGAGTGTGGGAGAGCCTTTAGTGACAGGTCAGGGCTTGCTCAACATCAGAGAACTCATACAGGGGAAAAGCCATATGAatgtagtgaatgtgggaaagctttcagttacTGTTCAGCCCTTATTCAACATCAAGGCACCCATACTGGggagaaaccttacaaatgtaacgaatgtgggaaagccttcagtgacTGCTTAGCTCTTGTaagacatcagagaattcatactggagagaaaccttacaaatgtaaagaatgtgAGAAGGCCTTCAGTCAGAGCTCATCCCTTACAAAGCATCtgagaactcatactggagagaaacgaTATAAATGTAATGATTGTGACAAAGCCTTCAGCCAGAGTTCATCTCTTATTCAACATCAGAAAACTCATACAGGAGAATAA